Genomic window (Cyanobium sp. Tous-M-B4):
GATGACCAGCTCTCCCAGCGGTTCATCGCCTTAGACCCAGCCGGCTACTTCCTAATTCGCATCGATCGCGAGGCGGCGGAGCTGGTGGTTGAGCACTATGGCAATGGCATCGATGAGCGGGGCTTAGCCACCGATCCCGATACCGGAGAGGTATTGAGCTGCCGTGGTGGCGGCGGCGTTCGCGAGCCCTTGGCAGTTTTCCGGGGCTGCAGTGCCAAGCAACTGGGTATTGACCTGACCGAAGGTCCAGGCCCTCACCCGCTCACCTGCCTAGACCACGCCCTGTATCTAGGCAGGGAGCTTCAAAGAGCTCAAGCGTGCCTAGAGCAACGAATTGAATACGTCCAAGATTGAATATATAAAGATTGAATAAATCAAGATTGAGCCAATCAAGACTTAAAATATTGATTAAATGGCCTAGCCAAGCTTATCGAGTACTGGATTAAACGGCCACCTTTAAACAGGCTGCAGTTCGCGGCTCGGTTCGGCTGTGGTCTTTGGGGGATCGGGTGGCAAGGTGGCGAGCTGCTCTTCTATCTCGCGCCGCACGATTGCGCGGTATTCGAGGAAGTGTTCGTTGTGAGCCAGGATCGATAT
Coding sequences:
- a CDS encoding DUF4346 domain-containing protein, which produces MPEVPSSRQQLDDQLSQRFIALDPAGYFLIRIDREAAELVVEHYGNGIDERGLATDPDTGEVLSCRGGGGVREPLAVFRGCSAKQLGIDLTEGPGPHPLTCLDHALYLGRELQRAQACLEQRIEYVQD